A single region of the Streptomyces sp. NBC_01262 genome encodes:
- the eccCa gene encoding type VII secretion protein EccCa gives MSVVIVKRPPRALPPDVSGEEVRLEPPPELPRQEDQGLLMNLLPMLGMGSSAAFFFVGGQPFMKIMGGLMVASTLAMAIAQIIKARQGPSGQMAQERTDYLKYLSQTRRQVRRTARKQRDAQFFLHPSPDQLWSLVAEGRRVWERRATDGDFAQVRLGLGPQQLATPLAAPETAPVDELEPLTAHAMKQFLSSHGSIENLPLAVSLRAFYHLTVSGDPETVYGASRAMIAQLVALQSPEDLLVAVVAAPGALPEWEWVKWLPHAQDTTHDGAGTKRLIVGDLMEVEELIADVLDGRGRFNTQAPPVLDVPHIVIVLDGGGVPEDSVIAGAEGLQGVTILEVVPGDLDEMRSSLAVEVYPGRLRLESASGAVYTGVPDVLSVAEAEALARQLAPLRMGSADGDDPLLGNLDFTDLMGIGDAGAVDVSRTWRPRSLPERLRVPIGVDKDGQPVMLDIKEASQAGMGPHGLCVGATGSGKSEVLRTLVLALAVTHSSETLNFILADFKGGATFAGMSEMPHVAAVITNLADDLTMVDRMRDSITGELQRRQELLRTAGNYANITDYEKARAAGAALEPLPSLVMVLDEFSELLTARPDFIDMFIQIGRIGRSMGVHMLLASQRLEEGKLRGLDTFLSYRLGLRTFSAAESRTAIGVPDAYHLPNVPGSGILKYDTETMVQFKAAYVSGAYRPGGGGGRVGGSRTDRLPVPFTAAPVEMRLIEEPADYEPEVPQTDDALADTVLDVIVHRMQGQGPPAHQVWLPPLSESPTVNQLLPALAATPERGAHAPEYPLLGKLVVPVAIVDKPFEQRRDVMYLDFSGSAGHGLVVGGPQSGKSTLIRTMISGFALTHTPVEVQFYCLDFGGGGMLAFEGLPHVGGVASRLDAEKIRRTVAEVTGILNAREEFFRANNIDSINTYRQRRAAGAYPDQAWGDVFLIIDGWGTFKTDYELLDPVILDIAARGLGFGIHLVLGASRYTEVRPALRDQLLNRVELRLGDAMESEFDRKKAEAVPAGMPGRGLSPEKLNFLGGLPRLDGVSETDSLGDGMAHLVRTVSEHWQGPPAPPVRMLPTRLLVNELPKGNDYPERGIAFGVDETTLQPAFIDFETDPLFIIYGESESGKSSLLRLLSKQIAERYPAEKALLVVSDYRRALLGEVPDSHLYKYCAAAPSLQEVITGLAGSMGRRMPGPDVTPEQLRNRSWYDLPDAFVIVDDYDLVATSSGNPLQPLLEYLPFARDLGLRLILARSSQGASRASFEPVMQRMKELGAQALVMSGDPQEGPLVGSTKAARMPQGRGQFVTRKKGAQLVQTGWLPTN, from the coding sequence GTGAGCGTGGTCATCGTCAAGCGCCCGCCTCGGGCTCTGCCGCCCGATGTCAGCGGTGAGGAGGTACGCCTCGAACCGCCGCCGGAGCTGCCGCGCCAGGAGGACCAGGGCCTCCTGATGAACCTGCTGCCCATGCTGGGTATGGGCAGTTCGGCGGCGTTCTTCTTCGTCGGCGGGCAGCCGTTCATGAAGATCATGGGCGGTCTGATGGTCGCCTCGACGCTGGCGATGGCGATCGCCCAGATCATCAAGGCACGGCAGGGACCCTCTGGGCAGATGGCCCAGGAGCGCACCGACTACCTGAAGTACCTGTCCCAGACGCGGCGTCAGGTGCGGCGTACCGCGCGCAAGCAGCGCGACGCCCAGTTCTTCCTGCACCCGAGCCCGGACCAGCTGTGGTCGCTGGTGGCCGAGGGCCGCCGGGTGTGGGAACGGCGGGCCACCGATGGAGATTTCGCACAGGTTCGGCTCGGCCTCGGTCCGCAGCAGCTCGCGACTCCGCTGGCGGCTCCGGAGACCGCTCCGGTCGATGAGCTGGAGCCGCTGACCGCGCACGCGATGAAGCAGTTCCTCAGTTCCCACGGCTCGATAGAGAACCTGCCGCTCGCAGTGTCGCTGCGGGCCTTCTACCACCTGACGGTCTCCGGCGATCCGGAGACCGTCTACGGCGCTTCGCGCGCGATGATCGCCCAGCTGGTGGCGCTGCAGTCGCCGGAGGACCTGCTGGTCGCGGTGGTCGCCGCGCCCGGCGCGCTCCCGGAGTGGGAGTGGGTGAAGTGGCTGCCGCACGCGCAGGACACCACTCATGACGGGGCCGGTACGAAGCGGCTGATCGTCGGTGACCTGATGGAGGTCGAGGAGCTGATCGCGGACGTCCTGGACGGGCGCGGCCGCTTCAACACGCAGGCGCCGCCGGTTCTGGACGTGCCGCACATCGTCATCGTGCTCGACGGCGGCGGGGTCCCGGAGGACTCGGTCATCGCCGGCGCGGAGGGCCTGCAGGGCGTCACGATCCTGGAGGTCGTCCCCGGCGACCTGGACGAGATGCGCAGCAGCCTGGCCGTCGAGGTCTACCCGGGCCGGCTGCGGCTGGAGTCGGCGAGCGGCGCGGTCTACACGGGCGTGCCGGACGTGCTGTCGGTGGCGGAGGCCGAGGCGCTGGCCCGTCAGCTCGCGCCGCTGCGGATGGGCTCGGCGGACGGCGACGACCCGCTGCTGGGCAACCTGGACTTCACCGACCTGATGGGCATCGGCGACGCCGGCGCGGTGGACGTCTCCCGCACCTGGCGGCCGCGCTCGCTGCCGGAGCGGCTGCGGGTGCCGATCGGCGTCGACAAGGACGGCCAGCCCGTCATGCTCGACATCAAGGAGGCCTCGCAGGCCGGCATGGGCCCGCACGGCCTGTGCGTCGGCGCGACCGGCTCCGGCAAGTCCGAGGTGCTGCGCACCCTGGTGCTCGCGCTGGCGGTGACGCACTCCTCGGAGACCCTCAACTTCATCCTCGCCGACTTCAAGGGCGGCGCGACCTTCGCCGGCATGTCGGAGATGCCGCACGTGGCGGCGGTCATCACCAACCTCGCCGACGACCTCACGATGGTCGACCGCATGCGCGACTCGATCACCGGTGAGCTGCAGCGCCGCCAGGAGCTGCTGCGTACGGCGGGCAACTACGCCAACATCACGGACTACGAGAAGGCGCGTGCGGCGGGCGCGGCCCTGGAGCCGCTGCCCTCGCTGGTGATGGTGCTGGACGAGTTCTCCGAACTGCTCACGGCGCGGCCGGACTTCATCGACATGTTCATCCAGATCGGCCGGATCGGCCGTTCCATGGGTGTGCACATGCTGCTCGCCTCGCAGCGCCTGGAGGAGGGCAAGCTGCGCGGCCTGGACACCTTCCTGTCGTACCGGCTGGGTCTGCGCACCTTCTCCGCCGCCGAGTCGCGTACGGCGATCGGTGTGCCGGACGCGTACCACCTGCCCAATGTGCCGGGCTCGGGCATCCTGAAGTACGACACCGAGACGATGGTGCAGTTCAAGGCGGCGTACGTCTCCGGGGCCTACCGTCCGGGCGGCGGCGGGGGCCGGGTCGGCGGGAGCCGGACGGACCGGCTGCCGGTGCCCTTCACGGCGGCGCCGGTCGAGATGCGGCTGATCGAGGAGCCGGCGGACTACGAGCCGGAGGTCCCGCAGACCGACGACGCGCTGGCCGACACGGTGCTCGATGTCATCGTGCACCGCATGCAGGGCCAGGGCCCGCCCGCGCACCAGGTGTGGCTGCCGCCGCTGTCGGAGTCGCCGACGGTGAACCAGCTGTTGCCGGCGCTGGCCGCGACCCCGGAGCGGGGCGCGCACGCGCCGGAGTACCCGCTGCTGGGCAAGCTGGTGGTGCCGGTGGCGATCGTGGACAAGCCGTTCGAGCAGCGCCGGGACGTGATGTACCTGGACTTCTCGGGCTCGGCGGGTCACGGGCTGGTGGTCGGCGGTCCGCAGTCGGGCAAGTCGACGCTGATCCGTACGATGATCTCCGGCTTCGCGCTGACCCACACCCCGGTCGAGGTGCAGTTCTACTGCCTGGACTTCGGCGGCGGCGGCATGCTGGCCTTCGAGGGGCTGCCGCATGTCGGCGGGGTCGCCTCCCGGCTGGACGCGGAGAAGATCCGCCGTACGGTCGCCGAGGTCACCGGGATCCTGAACGCCCGCGAGGAGTTCTTCCGGGCCAACAACATCGACTCCATCAACACCTACCGGCAGCGCCGGGCGGCCGGTGCCTACCCGGACCAGGCCTGGGGCGATGTCTTCCTGATCATCGACGGCTGGGGCACCTTCAAGACCGACTACGAGCTGCTGGACCCGGTGATCCTGGACATCGCCGCCCGCGGCCTCGGCTTCGGCATCCACCTGGTGCTCGGCGCCTCCCGCTACACCGAGGTCCGGCCCGCGTTGCGCGACCAGCTGCTGAACCGGGTCGAGCTGCGGCTCGGCGACGCGATGGAGTCCGAGTTCGACCGCAAGAAGGCCGAGGCGGTGCCCGCGGGCATGCCGGGCCGCGGTCTGTCGCCGGAGAAGCTCAACTTCCTGGGCGGCCTGCCGCGCCTGGACGGCGTGAGCGAGACCGACTCGCTCGGCGACGGCATGGCGCACCTGGTCCGCACCGTCTCCGAGCACTGGCAGGGCCCCCCGGCCCCGCCCGTGCGGATGCTGCCGACCCGGCTGCTGGTCAACGAGCTACCCAAGGGGAACGACTACCCGGAGCGCGGTATCGCCTTCGGCGTCGACGAGACCACGCTGCAGCCCGCGTTCATCGACTTCGAGACCGACCCGCTGTTCATCATCTACGGCGAGAGCGAGTCGGGTAAGTCCTCGCTGCTGCGGCTGCTCTCCAAGCAGATCGCGGAGCGCTACCCGGCCGAGAAGGCGCTCCTGGTCGTCTCCGACTACCGGCGCGCGCTGCTGGGCGAGGTCCCGGACAGCCACCTGTACAAGTACTGCGCCGCGGCGCCGTCCCTGCAGGAGGTCATCACCGGGCTGGCCGGCTCGATGGGCCGTCGTATGCCCGGCCCGGACGTCACGCCGGAGCAGTTGCGCAACCGGTCCTGGTACGACCTGCCGGACGCCTTCGTCATCGTCGACGACTACGACCTGGTCGCCACGAGCAGCGGCAACCCGCTGCAGCCGCTGCTGGAGTACCTGCCGTTCGCGCGTGACCTGGGGCTGCGGCTGATTCTGGCGCGCAGCTCGCAGGGCGCGTCGCGGGCGTCGTTCGAGCCCGTCATGCAGCGTATGAAGGAGCTCGGCGCGCAGGCGCTGGTCATGTCCGGCGACCCGCAGGAAGGGCCGCTGGTCGGCAGTACGAAGGCCGCGCGGATGCCGCAGGGCCGCGGTCAGTTCGTGACCCGGAAGAAGGGCGCGCAGCTGGTGCAGACCGGCTGGCTGCCGACGAACTGA